Part of the Bacillus andreraoultii genome is shown below.
ACAATTATCAATCGAAACTGTACCAGCTCGACTCACAATTGATCAAACGGAAGCATGGGCACAACTTGGCTTTAAAACAATTCCTCGATTAGTGGAAGAAAATGCACAAAATGGGAAGCAAACTGCTATGGAAGGAATCGCTCGCCGCGTTCGACAAGGTGATGAGTTAATGGAGATAGAATCAGGAATAAACCCATTTCCTTCTCAGGCAATTGAAAATGGATATAAACCGGAAGCCCAACTTAGCATCGGTTGGATTCCGTCTCATGGCAGTGTGAACATTCATTACCAACCGGCCGACGTACAAATAAATGCTACACCACAAAAGCCGAACATTGACCTACAAGTTCGAAAACCAATCCACGACTATACCCCAGGAAAGGTAAATATTTATTTAGAACAAAAGAACACGCTAAAAATTGATTTTGTTAATTTGTTTACTGAATCGGTATAATAAAAGTATA
Proteins encoded:
- a CDS encoding DUF6470 family protein translates to MNLPQIRLESTFAKIGIQTEKPIQTIEQPKAIQTIEQPKAQLSIETVPARLTIDQTEAWAQLGFKTIPRLVEENAQNGKQTAMEGIARRVRQGDELMEIESGINPFPSQAIENGYKPEAQLSIGWIPSHGSVNIHYQPADVQINATPQKPNIDLQVRKPIHDYTPGKVNIYLEQKNTLKIDFVNLFTESV